From Streptomyces sp. NBC_00370, a single genomic window includes:
- a CDS encoding MarR family winged helix-turn-helix transcriptional regulator — MEYSHNDTELVKQPIGYWGWAAHNAVVTNIRAGLADFDVTQPQWWILNQVATGENGRTRAEVAAVLKGYLDVGARLGPETDALLDRNLLVTDTQDRLQLTTEGEAVYRKCAERQVAMREQTHDGITDEEYLVTLKVLQRMIHNVGGEAWHH, encoded by the coding sequence ATGGAGTACTCGCACAACGACACGGAACTGGTCAAGCAGCCCATCGGTTACTGGGGTTGGGCGGCGCACAACGCGGTTGTCACGAACATCCGCGCCGGGCTGGCGGACTTCGACGTCACCCAGCCCCAGTGGTGGATCCTGAACCAGGTGGCCACCGGCGAGAACGGCAGGACCCGCGCGGAAGTGGCCGCGGTCCTGAAGGGCTACCTGGACGTGGGCGCGAGGCTCGGGCCCGAGACGGACGCACTCCTCGACCGGAACCTGCTCGTGACCGACACGCAGGACCGCCTTCAGCTGACCACCGAGGGCGAGGCGGTCTACCGCAAGTGCGCGGAGCGCCAGGTGGCCATGCGGGAACAGACCCACGACGGCATCACGGACGAGGAGTACCTGGTCACGCTCAAGGTGCTGCAGCGGATGATCCACAATGTCGGAGGCGAGGCCTGGCACCACTAG